The Pseudomonas baetica genome includes a region encoding these proteins:
- the ccoP gene encoding cytochrome-c oxidase, cbb3-type subunit III, which yields MTTFWSLYVTVLSLGTIFALTWLLLSTRKGQRSEQTDETVGHSFDGIEEYDNPLPKWWFMLFVGTIVFALGYLVLYPGLGNWKGLLPGYNYLDTDKQTAFANGQTGWTGVHEWEKEMARSDAKFGPIFAKFAAMPIEEVAKDPQALKMGGRLFASNCSVCHGSDAKGAYGFPNLTDADWRWGGEPETIKTTIMGGRHAVMPAWAEVIGEQGVADVAAYVITNLDGRKLPEGTKADPANGGKLFAANCVACHGPAGKGTPAMGAPDLTHPGAFIYGSSFAQLQQTIRYGRQGQMPAQEQLQGNDKVHLLAAYVYSLSHGEKAPEANAE from the coding sequence ATGACTACATTCTGGAGTCTGTACGTCACAGTCCTCAGTCTCGGTACGATCTTCGCCCTGACCTGGCTGCTGCTGTCGACCCGCAAGGGCCAGCGCAGCGAACAGACGGACGAGACGGTCGGCCACTCCTTCGACGGGATCGAGGAGTACGACAACCCGCTGCCGAAATGGTGGTTCATGCTGTTCGTCGGCACCATCGTGTTTGCGCTGGGTTATCTGGTGCTGTACCCGGGCCTGGGCAACTGGAAAGGCCTGCTGCCGGGCTACAACTACCTCGATACCGACAAGCAGACCGCGTTCGCCAACGGCCAGACCGGCTGGACCGGCGTTCACGAGTGGGAAAAGGAAATGGCGCGCTCGGACGCCAAGTTCGGTCCGATCTTCGCCAAGTTCGCCGCCATGCCGATTGAAGAAGTGGCCAAGGACCCGCAAGCACTGAAGATGGGTGGCCGCCTGTTCGCCTCCAACTGCTCGGTCTGCCACGGTTCCGACGCCAAGGGCGCCTATGGCTTCCCTAACCTGACCGACGCCGACTGGCGCTGGGGCGGCGAACCGGAAACCATCAAGACCACCATCATGGGCGGTCGTCACGCGGTGATGCCAGCCTGGGCTGAAGTGATTGGTGAGCAAGGCGTTGCCGACGTCGCCGCTTACGTGATCACGAACCTTGATGGCCGCAAGCTGCCGGAAGGCACCAAGGCTGATCCAGCCAACGGCGGCAAACTGTTCGCCGCCAACTGCGTGGCCTGCCACGGCCCAGCGGGCAAAGGCACCCCAGCCATGGGCGCGCCTGACCTGACTCACCCGGGTGCGTTCATCTACGGTTCGAGCTTCGCGCAACTGCAGCAGACCATCCGTTATGGCCGTCAGGGCCAGATGCCGGCGCAGGAACAGCTGCAAGGCAACGACAAGGTGCACCTGCTGGCGGCGTATGTTTACAGCCTGTCCCACGGTGAAAAAGCTCCGGAAGCGAACGCCGAGTAA
- a CDS encoding CcoQ/FixQ family Cbb3-type cytochrome c oxidase assembly chaperone: MDIGMIRGLGTVVVMVAFIGLALWVFSPKRKSEFEDATLLPFADDPEAIKHVEQASRSNKE; encoded by the coding sequence ATGGATATCGGGATGATTCGTGGCCTGGGCACCGTTGTCGTGATGGTGGCCTTCATCGGTCTGGCGTTGTGGGTGTTCAGTCCCAAGCGCAAGTCGGAGTTTGAAGACGCGACCTTGCTGCCTTTTGCGGATGATCCCGAAGCCATCAAGCACGTCGAGCAAGCTTCTAGGAGTAACAAAGAATGA
- the ccoO gene encoding cytochrome-c oxidase, cbb3-type subunit II, with product MKHEAVEKNIGLLAFFMVIAVSVGGLTQIVPLFFQDVTNKPVEGMKPRSALELEGRDVYIANGCVGCHSQMIRPFRAETERYGHYSVAGESVWDHPFLWGSKRTGPDLARVGGRYSDDWQRAHLYNPRNVVPESKMPAYPFLVENKLDGKDTAKKMEVLRTLGVPYTDEDIAGAKDAVKGKTEMDALVAYLQGLGTIIKSKR from the coding sequence ATGAAGCATGAAGCTGTCGAGAAGAATATTGGCCTGCTGGCCTTCTTCATGGTCATCGCCGTCAGCGTTGGCGGCCTGACCCAAATCGTTCCGCTGTTTTTCCAGGACGTCACCAACAAGCCGGTCGAAGGCATGAAGCCGCGTTCGGCGCTGGAACTGGAAGGCCGCGACGTCTACATCGCCAACGGTTGTGTCGGCTGCCACTCGCAGATGATCCGTCCGTTCCGCGCTGAAACCGAACGCTATGGCCACTACTCGGTTGCCGGGGAAAGCGTCTGGGATCACCCGTTCCTGTGGGGATCCAAGCGTACCGGTCCGGACCTGGCCCGTGTGGGCGGTCGTTACTCCGATGACTGGCAACGTGCGCACTTGTACAACCCGCGCAACGTGGTGCCTGAGTCGAAAATGCCGGCTTACCCGTTCCTCGTGGAAAACAAGCTCGACGGCAAAGACACGGCCAAGAAAATGGAAGTGTTGCGCACGCTCGGCGTCCCTTACACCGACGAAGACATCGCCGGTGCAAAAGATGCCGTGAAGGGCAAAACCGAAATGGACGCGCTGGTGGCCTACCTTCAAGGCCTGGGCACCATCATCAAAAGCAAACGGTGA
- the ccoN gene encoding cytochrome-c oxidase, cbb3-type subunit I: MSTAISPTAYNYKVVRQFAIMTVVWGILGMGLGVFIASQLVWPELNFGLPWTSFGRLRPLHTNLVIFAFGGCALFATSYYVVQRTCQTRLISDSLAAFTFWGWQAVIVGAIITLPLGYTTTKEYAELEWPLAILLAIVWVTYGLVFFGTITKRNTKHIYVGNWFYGAFIVVTAMLHIVNHMSLPVSLFKSYSAYSGATDAMIQWWYGHNAVGFFLTTGFLGMMYYFVPKQAERPIYSYRLSIVHFWALITLYIWAGPHHLHYTALPDWAQSLGMAMSIILLAPSWGGMINGMMTLSGAWHKLRTDPILRFLVVSLAFYGMSTFEGPMMAIKTVNSLSHYTDWTIGHVHAGALGWVAMISIGAIYHMIPKLFGRAQMHSVGLINAHFWLATIGTVLYIASMWVNGITQGLMWRAINDDGTLTYSFVEALQASHPGFIVRALGGAFFASGMFLMAYNVWRTVRASNPAEAEAAAQIAVVGAH, from the coding sequence ATGAGCACAGCAATCAGTCCGACTGCTTATAACTATAAGGTAGTCCGCCAGTTCGCCATCATGACGGTGGTCTGGGGGATCCTTGGCATGGGGCTCGGTGTCTTCATCGCCTCGCAACTGGTCTGGCCGGAATTGAACTTCGGTCTGCCGTGGACGAGCTTTGGACGCCTGCGCCCGTTGCACACAAACCTGGTGATTTTTGCCTTCGGTGGCTGTGCACTGTTTGCCACTTCCTACTATGTCGTGCAGCGAACCTGCCAGACGCGACTGATTTCCGACAGCCTCGCCGCCTTCACCTTCTGGGGATGGCAAGCGGTCATTGTCGGCGCGATCATTACCTTGCCGCTGGGTTACACCACCACCAAGGAATACGCGGAACTGGAATGGCCACTCGCCATTCTCCTGGCCATTGTCTGGGTCACCTACGGTCTGGTGTTCTTCGGCACCATTACCAAGCGCAACACCAAGCACATCTATGTCGGTAACTGGTTCTACGGCGCGTTCATCGTCGTGACCGCGATGCTGCACATCGTCAACCACATGTCGCTGCCGGTCAGCCTGTTCAAGTCGTATTCGGCTTACTCGGGTGCCACCGACGCGATGATCCAGTGGTGGTACGGCCACAACGCCGTGGGTTTCTTCCTGACCACCGGCTTCCTGGGGATGATGTATTACTTCGTGCCGAAGCAGGCCGAACGTCCGATCTACTCCTATCGCCTGTCGATCGTGCACTTCTGGGCGCTGATCACCCTGTACATCTGGGCCGGCCCGCACCACTTGCACTACACCGCGCTGCCGGATTGGGCACAATCGCTGGGCATGGCGATGTCGATCATCCTCCTGGCGCCAAGCTGGGGCGGCATGATCAACGGCATGATGACCCTCTCGGGCGCCTGGCATAAGCTGCGCACCGACCCGATTCTGCGCTTCCTCGTGGTATCGCTGGCGTTCTACGGCATGTCGACCTTCGAAGGTCCGATGATGGCGATCAAGACCGTCAACTCGCTCTCGCACTACACCGACTGGACCATCGGCCACGTACACGCCGGCGCTTTGGGCTGGGTGGCGATGATCTCGATCGGCGCGATCTACCACATGATCCCGAAACTGTTCGGCCGTGCGCAGATGCACAGTGTCGGCCTGATCAACGCGCACTTCTGGCTCGCGACCATCGGTACCGTGCTGTACATCGCGTCGATGTGGGTCAACGGCATCACCCAGGGCCTGATGTGGCGTGCAATCAACGACGACGGCACCCTCACCTACTCGTTCGTCGAAGCGCTGCAAGCCAGCCACCCGGGCTTCATCGTCCGTGCGCTGGGCGGTGCCTTCTTCGCCAGCGGCATGTTCCTGATGGCTTACAACGTCTGGCGCACCGTGCGCGCCTCGAACCCGGCTGAAGCCGAAGCCGCCGCCCAGATCGCTGTCGTTGGAGCTCACTGA